The window CATTCCATCATATCTACCTACATCCTCTGATCCGTGTAATTACAGTTCTGCCTGTGGCTCAAGGGACCCGAACACTACTAAGAAGAGCCCCTCTGCTCCATCTAAGACCGATGTTGACCTCTGCCTAGTCACTTCATGTGAGTACCGTCACCCCAAGACCGAACTATCCCCATCTTTCATTAACCCAAACCCTCTAGAATATTTCATCAGTGAGGAGAGCGCCTTGAATGAGGAGAAGCCTCTGGCCAAGTCAGGAGGTGGACCCCCACCACCAGGAGGCAAGCTTTCTGCCAAGCAATGTGAGGAGACCCCACCCACATCCATTAGTGAATCTGCCCCCTCCCAGACAGATTCAGATGTTCCACCAGGGACAGAGGAGTGCCCCTCCATTACAGCAGATGCCAACATTGACTCTGAAGACGACTCTGAGACTTTGCCTACTGACAGAACCCTGACCTACAGGCATGCAGATCCTCCTCCAGTGGCACTCAGGGACTCTGCTCCATCTTCAGGCCACCATGATGTCTGCATGGTGGACCCAGAGGCACTCAAGGCTGAAGAAAACCTCCACAACGCTAATACAGATGTTGGAGAAAAGcctaagaagaagaagctctTGAAAAAGTCTTCCTCACCAGCCAGGAAGACTGCTCTATCAAAGTTGAAGGACTCAAAGACTTCCTCTCCAAAGAAGAGCATCGGAGAAGGGAAAGATGCCAAAAATGCAACCAATACCTCTGCATCCAGAGGTGTGAAAAGTGCTACATCAGGTGAGTACTATTTAATCACCCTCGTCATTTCTATCACGTTACAACTTTGCATAATTTACTCATATTCATTAGAATTGTAAGACAATGGtacatttttctatttcagGTACTGGCAGTGGAAAGGCATCAGGTGGGGCACCTCTGCCCAATTGTCCTCCCATGTACATGGATTTGGTTTACATCCCCAATCACTGCAGTGCCAAGAATGTAGATGCTGAATTCTTTAAGCGGGTGCGCTCCTTTTACTATGTCGTCAGTGGCAATGATCAGACAGCTCAGGAGCCCAGTCGGGCTGTTCTTGATGCTCTGCTGGAAGGAAAGGCTCAGTGGGACAACAATCTGCAGGTAAGATTCAGTAATTATCATGACAATTCTATGTAATATTGTGATACTCTAAAAGTATAGTTATAGTAAGTAAGtaaagacatactgtatgtatttggCATCTTTGGGCACCAGTATTATTTGTTTAGTTTACTTTTATTTGACATTAGTTACAATTTGGAGCTTCAATTTGAGGCGCTTTTTCTTACTGCACTCATTCCAGTTAAGGGTGGCAGAAGCATTTGGATGTACAAAGGTTATATTCAGTAGATTCATTAGTAATGATTTATAATTGAACTTTGGCTGACTTTGTTCCTCTTCGCATCAGGTTTGCATTTAAATTAGATTGTAGtatgcagcagccagcaggggtactgtaaattaaaacaaataaatgagaataaaccAGCTCAAAATCATTTtccagccaaaaaaaaaaaagagactgaaaCGACATTCCaagttttcatttctctgttaaAATCCTTTTGGTAAATACTGAACTCTAAATGCAAACATCAAAAGggaagaagagacaaaaagacaaagatgatTTTTGGTTCTGGGGGTGATACTTGAATGTTCAAGCTTAGAAACTTCCCTTCTCTTTGGCTTCAGGTCACTCTGATTCCGACTCATGACACTGATGTGATGAGGGAGTGGTACCAGGAAACTCATGACAAGCAGCAGGAGCTCAACATCATGGTCctggccagcagcagcactgttgTCATGCAGGATGAGTCCTTCCCGGCTTGTAAGATTGAAATGTAGGCCTGTTCAGCAAGAACTCTGGAGGCCTAGTGACTGATAATGAGAGTAATCATTATCATATGAGAGTTATCATTAGTAATGTGTCATGTAGCATCAAATCTAAGCAGATACTTAAGCACTTATATGCTAAAATAATAGTTCTTGTGGGCTAAACCCTGAAAAAGTAAATGTCCATAAGGAGGACTAACACTAATACAAATTAGCTTTGAGGGGCTCATTGCAAAGGATATGTTTTCTATGTAAATTGATATATCCTTGACACCCTCAAGGTGATTTTTAGGTACAAAGCGATCATCCTGGAAGGAAATTGGAATCCCAAAAAACACCCAAGCCACTATTGTCCAGTTACAGAAAGTCTACAGATCAAATAATGATGTTACTGTTGATGTATTAAGTTTCTTCTGTATCCCCAGATCAAAATACATGAGTCCTTTTTAATCAATTTAACTGCTGTCAAGGAACAAAGCTCCCCGGAATATGATATGTTCTTGAATAATGGTTATCAGCACCAAAGGATAAAACAAGACACTTTCTGTTATTGCCTTAGGGAGTCAAATTGAATGTATAAGAACTGGCGCAACTATGCCTAAGTATGAAGGTAACTCCACACATGAGGTCTGTCTCAAAGAGGACTTTTAAATGGTTACATAATTGAACGTCTGTAAATGTGAATTAACTTGAAACGACACTCAACATTGAATAACATTAATAGAAAGTCTGACTTCATATTCATCAGGGGCGAGACAAAGTGCCCCTACCATAGTGAAACTCTTCCTTTTGTTTTGGCTgggttttatttgatttaaaatgGATATTTGGGATATTTTTGGTCTGGTTTATGTTGCTGCTGATATAtgaatattaatttattatgtTAAATTCACCTTATTGTGCTTGATTGTCCAGATAGCCTTTTACATTGTGCAACAGGAAGTTGCCTCCGAATGTTCTCTTTTGCTGTTATTACATCTGTAAAATCATCTCCCACAAACAATGTTAAAGTTTTTTAGAGGATTGTCTTTTATTTTAGATTGTCTGCTTTATTTACAGActttaatttatttcaaaaagAGATATTAGATCTTATTTCTTATACCTGTTTTTTATGTAATCATTGCGCTGTGGGGAAGCTAGGCTTTTCCCATTGTAAAGCTGGTGAGGCAGGATATTTTCATAAAccttaaaatgtcttgtttttctaaAGCATTGTACTATAATTATAAATAGCTTTGTGGCCGATGGAGTGGTTGGAAGATGTGCATGAGTTATGATACATTAGTTATCTTTTTTTAGAATTGGGATTTTGCTCAGACTTGCATTACAAACAACAGGGCTATATAGGCTAAATAAAGGAGCATTTATGATTTTTGCCAGTTGGCGTTGTACACTACAGTAACTTCAATGGCACTGTATCGACATAAGACTTGATTATGGGCGCAGAACAGTGTAGATTTTCAGGTTGATGTGAGCATTTTGGGAGGCTGAAAATTTCTTGCGGCACAAGAGTTTCTCCTCCTAAGCCAGGATGAAAAGGAAACGGCTTCAAGTAGGGGCGTCGTCTTGAGGGAGGCAGCACACAGAGGCGAGCGTGAGAGATTTATGTGTTTTAGATGAAAGTatggaaaacaaaaactagACACTTTAAACACAAACACGGCACATACCAAACCAACAGTACGAGGCCATACATCAACATAAACAGGCCAGCTTCTGGAGAAACATTTAACAAATCACATCAGAGACTACAGGCTTTGGTTCCATGGGCTTTTCAGCGGACTCACCAAGCTCACCAGATAATTCTGAATTTACGTCATGTGTTCATGATATCACTACAGACCAGTTTTCCTGCAGGGGAACCTCAAACCAACACCACGACCAACAACAAACCGACACTCTGAACTGACATTTCTCTTGAACTgacatttctcttttctctgtcttctttctctaCACtccctctatttctctctctttctatttatctctgcctttttctccCTATCTTTCTCTTGGGAGAACTTTAATaatgtttgtctgcagctgtgtgcataAGTCTTGTGATCTTGCATCCTCTCTGCCCTTTTCCCAAACTCATATGTAACCTATAGCAATTAGTTTCAAGTGAAAGTATTCCTTAGTGCTTTCTGATGTATGTGTGCAATACTGTGTATTTCCTCTACCCATATGGTGAATCTGATGTAAGAGGAACCACGACTAAAGAACAAACATTCAAAAGCAACCACAATAAAAATCTGTTGTGAAAAATAAGgatttgtgttcttgtgtttttaaaatcgTATGATGATTGCGAGTAGAGCGTTGGCTGTTGGTGTCATGTGCACACAGGTGATTGGCTGAGTGACAGTGTGGAAGTCATTTCATTTAGCCTCCTTGGTGACAAGTGTCCCTGAGAGCTGGACAGGATAGACTAATGTCTCCTCAGAGTGATACAGTGGTAACAGGGACCACAGCTCAGTTTTCCTAGTTTCGTCTTAAGgttatattttgttgtatttagtCTATGTATGGAAATTGATtgaatatctcaacaactattggatggattgttttaaaatgtttgtgcagacattcatagTCTCTAGATGGTATATCTTAatgactttattgatcctctgCATTCAGCTCGCTCCACTAGCAGATGAGCATTTTTGGCATTTCAGTGACATGTCTTGACAGCTTGATTGATTGCCATGAACTTCAGTGCAGACTCATTTCATCCTAGCTGCACACTGTAATTGCAGAACATGTAAACTGGCTGCAATAAGCGCTGGCTTGAATCCAGGACCGTGCTGTGCTGAGGCATCACTACTGCTTCTAATGCAAGGGAAACATTATGAAGACATATacaaactgaataaaatatatgcaGCTTATAACAAATtaacaaatataaaataaataagaatgtTTAAAACGTGAAACATGTCAGAAGAATATGAGGAAAATAACATCAGAGAGCGTATTTAGGTCTTCAAGTATGTGGTGAACTGCATGACCTCTTGATCAGACGCCTCAGGGATACTGACTGAGAAAGCAGAGatggaacagagcagagcaggataAGAGGACATGTCTCCACAATTCAACATCCCTTTGCTGTGCAGTGGGGGACCACGACTCCACATGTCTGATGTCTCTCAGCAAGTGAAAGCCAAGCTTGTCTTTCAGGGCTGTTTCAGCAAATATACTGCACAGCAGTAAGTGGGAAGCTTTTATATGTCCTTCCATATAGTATCACATTATTACAAACAAGTTATGCAAATGACAGAGGATCCCTATTATTTATCCAAACCCAATACGAAGCCACAGGCATTTATGGTTTAGTACGTCAGTCACTGAACAGGCAAGCATATACATGTGCGTCATAAGTCTTGCCATAGATGGACGCTAACCTATTTAACTGTCTTTCAAGGACAGTGACTTTAGAGCTGTGGCACACAGTCTGACACAGTAATCAGtaccagctgttttttttctgtgccaaAACTGTTTCAGTGGGGACATTTATTAATGATGATGGGACACCCCAGGCACTTTCCAAAACCAAAGGGAAGTGCACACAGGGATAAATCAAAGAAGATGTAAGAGCAACTGTCGGTTGGCAGAACCTGGCTGTTTGGGAAATCAGAGTCTGAGTGCTAAAATAGACCCCTCTACAGCCAGTGCCATATTTCCCTCTTGATCATTGCATTATTTGAGCAGCTGAACATGAGCTGCCACCACACCATACCTTTAACCTATAACTATGCATGAGCTACACATTGAAAAAAACGTTTTTAAATTCATGCAAGCACATAAATATGCccacacacagagcgagagagaagcccacagagacacacacaccttgcagGATACCATAAATTATCCAAGGCCctgtgtctgattggctgagcaaGCAATCTCAGCTGGATGGGCTGAGATCTTGTTGCCAAGGCAACAGTGGGGAACCTCCCTGTCCCAGCCCTATTTTCTCTGTGCAAGATAGTCTGTCTTAGGAGTTAATTTAAGAAGCACCTTAATCATTGCAGcgatgttttttcttttttttcacaactTGCATTCACTTCTCAAAATGACTGCAAGTTTAGAGGTTATGTTTCCACAGAAGTCTACACACTATCTCACCATCAAATCCTGTATGAAGGAAATAACATTCACCGTCacgtgcatttgtgtgtgataAACAGTTAAAGAAGACTTTAGATTTGACTACTATCAGCATTCtgatatgattaaaaaaaaaaaaaaatatccagaGTAGTTACAAGGAGTCCTTTGTAGGGAAATAAGTCCTTAGTTATGTAATGCTGTTCAGGTCAATGGGTACACTGGCTGGTGGCAGGGTTGGTGCTCACTGAGGCCTCCTATACTAAAGTAGAGTGGAggtttaaatgaaatgatagGCCTACTTGtcactcacaaaaacaaaaacaaaaacaaaaacaaaccttaTGAAAAAGCGATTCTGAACAGTTTGGCAATCATAACGTCACCCacagctttttcattttaatgttataAACGTATATCTTCAGTTGAGGCAGAAactgcagaaataaaacaataaaaatgtataaaatccaaaaagaatatattaattcattttaaaaagcacGAGCAGCAAGATTTACAAAGTGACTACGGCCAACTGAAAGAGTCAAAAGCAATGGAAATCTGAGGTGAGCCTGGGAGCTGTGGGACTCAACTCATtcttaatgaaaacattttgaactAATTTGCATCACTAAACTAATGATACATACTATAGACAAAGTGCATATATCTACATGAGAGTCTGCGTCCAACACAGTTCTtacacacattattattattattattattattattattattgttgttgttgttgttgttgttgttgttgttgttgttgttgttgttgttgttgtgtacaTTATTGTGTTTTAAGATTCCTGACAGCGACAAACTCATTACACATTTTCTGGTGCAGTGCAACAGCACCACCTGCAGGTTTGAACACCTTTTTGGTTGCTGTGTTGGTCAGTGATAAAATGCTTTCCCATTTCTGGCGAAGAAAACATgtacaacaaaaatgaaaagagattCGTCTGACAGAGTTGAAATAAACTTAAGTAACTACATTtgcatatatttatttttattaattaagTAAAAAGTTACTGTACTCTTGAGCCAGATAACTGAGTGCCGCCATATTGGGTGATACCATTTGCCATAGTGGATGGGACGAACTGCTTATTGCGTATTACAAAATTGGAATAAAACAACTAGCTACGGACAATGTCTGACTCGAATCAAAGTATTATCGTGTGgcactgaatctaaaaatatggTTTTCTATTCCAGGCAACAATTGGCGTTTTAAAACTCTATCACATCTACAATAGCATCCCCTATGTTATCATCTCCATGGTATTGTCAGTGGGCATGATGGCGCTTGCGAGGATAGCTAAATATTGTCGGTCACTGGTACGTGAGTCCTCTAAAGGGGTATTTTGTGGTCTTCCACAGTCCGGCTGGCTTGAAGGCAGTGTTGGAGGTAAGTTGAATAAAACCCGTCAACGTGTGCCTTGTCTGTCACAGCTGACCATTAAAACTGGCTGATTTACAGACAGAGAAGCTACATTAGCACCTTGTAAACATCCCACATGGGTACAAAGGTGCTGCAGTAACGTTACCTAACTGTTAAATGATTTAACGGTTAAAAATCCACCGGAAAGTCGGTCTATCTGGGTTTTTACCTGCTCGTTTATAGTAACTGTATGCTGCCCAttttcttttgacattttgagacgTATGGCAGCGTAAGTACAAGCTAACAAGTTATGCTAAATTATGAAATGAGGGCTTCTCAGTAGAACAAGCTGTTCGAGAAGTtgagttgatttatttttggtGGTTGCTTCGCCAGTGATCTTTACTGACTTATGCTAACTAATAGCAAGCTAGGTATTTGCGtctaaaaaatgttttctctgcagctaaGAGGCATCTCCTGTCAGAGGATGTCATCAAACTACAAAACTTCCAGCAAAGGAAGCTGGCGGTGGCTCACCTTGTCAGTGGATCGAAAGGTGAAGTAGTTTTTCTCACTGGCTCTAAGCTGCAGCGTTCTGTCGTGTGTTGCTGTGATGCACAACAGCTCATGTTTTCACCTCGATTCACAGGAGATTATTTTGAGGTCTTCAGTCAGAAGCTGCAAAGTAATGAGCTGATATTGAAAGACGAGCTGAAGCTTCTCCTTCACTTGTGCCAGTCTGCAGATCATATGGTGATAGCCAGAGATGCCATTTATAGGTATAGTAGAGCCTTTATTGGCAAATTTGtaaagcataaacacacaccattTTAGCACCAACATTTTTGTGTTCACAAACATTAGAGAGGTTTTGACTATCATCAGGTATAAAGCATCTGAATTATGTATGAATGTTCCTTTAATTTGCGTCCACAAGGTATCACACAGAGAACCAGAACTTTGCACATGGAGAGTTCAAGTTTGGTCCTCTCTTCATGAGACTGTGCTATGAGCTGGGTCAGGAGGAGTTGGCTGCTGCTACACTGACAGATGAGGTAAAACAACCAAAGTAACCAAAACCCAGCCTATTGGCAAAGTGCAGCTGGAAGGAAAAATAAGACTGGACTGATACTTTTCACAGTTTCCTCTCACTTGTCTGAACAGAGTATGAGAGGATTTTTCAACGACTCAACATCCTTTAACATCGCCATAGACATGTTATTCACAAAAGGCGCTTATGAAAGTAAGTGacagtttaacattttttccCTGAAATTATTATCACATGTATACAATACTCCAAATGCTGTTTATTTCAGAGGCCTTGGAGGTACTAAGAACCATGAGGAACTATGCTGTACCATTCAACAAAGACACATTGACCCTGGCATTTGGCACCTGCTATAAACTGGTAAGATTTAAATTAAGTTTATTATGTCACAGTTCCAAGAGTCTTATTTAAGGAGAGATCCTGTTTTAAGATGTAAATACCCCTTGCAGTCAgttaatattctgttttatgCTCGTCAGAACACCCCGGAGGCCTACAAGATCTGCACTGCACTGATCGATGAAAGACAGACCAAAGGGAACTTGATCCCCAGACATGCTTTCTGCTTTGCTATAGCATTAGCACTTCGACAGGTGAGTTAtatcttcttttcttcctttcatttatgcagaaaggtgatgaaaatattaaaatatcaCCAGTAAtctgttttcccttttatttttttccagaatGACATTGAAAAGTCACAGTCATTATATTCACAAATCATGAGCACGGACAGCAGATTATGCCAAAATTTGAAGGTAAGGGTGCATCATGTAACTACAGACATTATTTCTTGCTGTTGTTGATCAGTGattaatatttttattgcaattaGGTGCTAATATTGGCAAAGTCAGGAGCAGTGACAGATGCCATCCCCATCCTGTCTGCAGCCACGTTGGCTAAAAGCCCCTCTTTTGTGAAGAAGCCTGAATTTTCTCAGGAGGTGGTAAGTTAAACGTCTGACTGTTGGACCAATGATGCAGATGCTTAAAAAGATGTGACAGCTTATCTAAGGATGCAGTAATTAAAGGTTTAAGCACAACAGAGCTTTCATTATGGGGAAGGGATTTTTATACATTTCTACATCGTTTTTATGTGAACAGAATAATGACAAAcctgatgtaaaaataaaaaggtttgaGGTGTCCTTTCAGGGACTGTTGATCAGAATTATTGCGAGTTGGCACAATCTACGGAAAGAGTTAGCTCTGTGACCTCTTGTTCCCTCTTTCAGGTGGATGTGCTGCGCTTGCAGAGCAAAGGCCAACCACACATGAGGAATGTGGAACAGATAGTGACTAAGCTTGAGCAAGCTGATCAGGTGACCAAGCAGACCCTCGATGATATGCTCTGCCAGACACCCACAGGGAAGAGGAAACCaatagaggaggagaggaggaccagCAAAAGGACCCTTAAACCACTAAATGCTGCTCTGGTGTCAGAGTGAGAGAAGCTGTGTGCAAGCTCCTTAACTGAACTGTCTGATGTGAGGCTGAATGAAGCCAGTCAAAAAACACTTACTGTGGCTGGAGTTGACTTTGTCAAAATTGCTTTTTCTACTTCTCCTGAAACACAGACTCAGTCATCCCTCTGCAGAATGGACGTTTGTCCCTTTTTTGTCGTGCCTATGCAAAATTTCATGAAAAAGGTCAcagtttatgtttttatgcagCAGCCAGGTCAAAGTTGATGACAGGATACTATAGTTTTGAATGGAGTAGTTTGGGAATTATGTTGTATGTAAaaatgtgagtgagtgattAAAGATGAATCAGatatttaagaagaaaaaaaaatgtttctttcatACCGTTTGTTTTGCCATCTTTAAAGGATAGGttcgcaatttaaaaaaaaaagactctgaAACCAGCTGTGATCATTCATCCTTTTCATACTGGCCATTAAGAGAGTGCTTTTAGTGTGAGACACAGGGAACAAAATTCACAGTAGAAGTTTTGTGCGAAAGTACATCTAAAAGTTTAACTGAAGCTAATGAGGCTCCAGCAGCCTAAAGAATAAAGCTTTATATTTCTTTCTAAATTTTAGTGATTTAGTATCTTTTTCAGACAGAGTATTTTGTCTCATGTCGGCTTCAGATAAACCTATTGTTTTAAGACAcgcttaaaaaaaatgtgaatctgTCAAATGGCAGTCCAGATTTAatttgttattaaaaaaaaggggggatcCTGAGTTCATGACGCATTTTATACTTTCTTTGGAAAGTAAAACATTACAATATCAAACCTGCCGTATGAAACCTCTCATCTAAacactgtgataacagtaataACAAATATGTAGCAAAATATTTATCACAATACACACATCGGCTGATCGGAACACCATGTAAACAAACCATGACGCACATCAAATctctcccacaatgcaccgcTGGCATCGGCAGGGCAGGAGTAGCCTAGGAGGAGAACAACTTTAACCCAAACAAACCCGGTGGTGAACAGTAGCAGACAGTGATGGAACAGTAGAATGCGACTTCTGGATagtttttgtttattcaaaaGCTTTCAAGATAGTTTGGGACGGATGCAGCGGTGATATCCACTCCTAGCGGCGGCCGGTGGCGGTGCGTATTAGCATCAGCTAGCCGGTTAGCTGGTTTAGCCTGACGGGGAGGGGGTGAGCTTTGTGACAAGCTGCTGTTAACACTAGGCAGCTGGCCCCTTcagacaaaggaaagaaaacataaaaaaaaatacttaaaagtTGAGATTACATCTGGTTTTACTGATAGGAGCCGCTGTGTCGTATGTAATAAACAAGTGAGCAGTTTGTTTCGACTAGCTAACTTAGCTATTGTTCAGGGGTCTCAGGCTGACATCTGTAAACACTGGCTTTAGGCAGCTTAAGCTAACATCgctacaaaaacacaatgagctCTGAAGATACTGCAGCGTCTACTAAAGCCACCCCGGAGGATGATGGCATGACATGGTGGTACCGATGGCTCTGCAAAATAGCTGGGGTTTTGGGAGGAATATGTAAGTAGTTGCCAAAGTCCATTTCTTGTGTCACTTTATGAGTATATACGTGAAAAGCCGACAGAAATCCAAATGCTACCATAACTACACGTATAGTGAACTATTTAGTTTGCTAGTTGACGTTTAAAGTTTGTGCCTTTTTCTGCCACAGACAGGTATTTATTGTCTCGTCAGCATACTTGGTACTGTTTATTGTGTGGACTCTGTAGCTCTGCATTAATATGTGGGTGAGAGTTGAGACAGCGCAACAAAGGCATCAGATTAGTACTtggaaaaaacatgattttgatTTCATATACTTCCAGTTGCTGAGCCAGGTCAGACAAAAGCTTTGTCACAGCCCATTGTCCCCTCACTGCAGCAGCCACTGCTGGACACCGCATGTTTGCAGGGCTTTCTCATTTCCTAACAGCGTGTTATTCTTAAATTAAGTATGGTATGGACACACGTACTCCACAGCAGCTTCGTGGCTTCTTCCTCAGGAGTTCAGTGTTGCACAGAAGTGATTTTTCATACTGCTGGAGTTGCAGTTTTGCAGCAGCATTGCAgccgtctgtccctctctccttcacagTGACACCAGAGTCACAGTGCCTGTATCACATTTACCACCTGGGGCACTGCATATTCAATGGGCTCTGTATTATTAAGGAGGCTGGATGGTCTAAAGGAGAAGGATATTCTACATACTGTAGTTCCTCCATTGTTTGTGACACATAGACACTATGCACATTTATCCTCTATTCTTACTCAGAGTTTCAGCCCGAATctgacaaaaatatataaagtatATGGTCTGTgataaaacaaagtgtttgaaGGTATCATCTTGAGCTCTTGGAAACTGTGGTGGTTGAAATGACTAAATAATTAAATTGggaaaataattggcagattaatcaatgagGAAAATGCTCATTAGTTGCACCCGTACTCTATTCTGTTGTACATTCtgcatcactcacacacatgagTAGCATACCTACACACCTACACAGTCCAGCTATTAGTGATCATGCTGGACACACTTGTgtttgacaagtcaaaatgactGTTTGTGGAGTGTGTTAGTTGCAGATTCTGCATTTGAGAGGGATTATTTTTTTCACCCTGAACCATATGTTGCCAGAAGTAATGAATGcgttacacacactcacacatacacaggacCAATGGTAATTTTAACAGCTGACATGTCGTTAGTTGTGTTTATATGTTTAAAATTAGCCATAAATTCACTCCAGCAGATACGCCTCGCATGTATTTCTAGAACTGACATCCATGGCTggtttactgctgctgttttaattgCTTCAGCTGACACTTCTACAATGTGTGATGTTGCCATATAACACATTATTTCAGAACCCACTAAAGATTCCCATATGTAGAACCCTGACATGGATTTTTCACACCTTTTTGAAATGCACCACCATTGAGGTACAAACCCATGAGCTTCTGCGTGTTAACAAACCTTTAGCTCATCTCATATTGCAGCACATATTCCAAAGAATTGATAGTCAGACATTGGACTTTGGGTTAGGTTTGAAGCACAGTCGTAGAACATAAAATCACTTCCGTGATGAACAGTGATGTGCTATTCTTGaaattcatttctgtctctgttgcCACTTGcacccacatactgtacatgctccATATGTTCTGAATTGCTgattttcatgtcatgtttacAGTGTAAAGGCAGTGCTAACCAATCAGcatgtatttaaatgaaaattttgtgtgtactgtagtAATCATGGCTTTAGAATGTATCTTAACAGCCATCATTTTAAGATCTATTCTCCCCTCTGGGATAAAGGATTTGAGATGAAATGCCAGTAGCTAATGTTTCCTGTATAATGGTTTATTCCTTATCTTAATAATGGCccttctgttttgtgttttgtccaaATCATGCAGCCTGTGCCATCTCAGGAGTCTGGAACTGTGTCACTGTGAACCCTTTAAACATTGCTGCAGGAGTATGGATGGTGTAAGTCTTTAACAATGTTACGCTTACTTTAATGTCATGTGCATAAATTAGCTCATTCACAGTCCATTAGGCAAGACTTTTCCATATGCTGTCgacaaatatacaaaaaacaCTTATTTATAACtggttttagttttatttaaaagTCATATACAAACCATCATAAATATCAGTGATCGTCATAGCTTTACTGTGCAGATTTACAGTTTGTGTAATATGTGTTTCCCATGCTTTTTGCACTTGTATGACCTGTTCATTTACATTCCTCTGTTAGTATGCACCGTATTATGT is drawn from Chaetodon trifascialis isolate fChaTrf1 chromosome 20, fChaTrf1.hap1, whole genome shotgun sequence and contains these coding sequences:
- the ptcd2 gene encoding pentatricopeptide repeat-containing protein 2, mitochondrial; this encodes MVLSVGMMALARIAKYCRSLVRESSKGVFCGLPQSGWLEGSVGAKRHLLSEDVIKLQNFQQRKLAVAHLVSGSKGDYFEVFSQKLQSNELILKDELKLLLHLCQSADHMVIARDAIYRYHTENQNFAHGEFKFGPLFMRLCYELGQEELAAATLTDESMRGFFNDSTSFNIAIDMLFTKGAYEKALEVLRTMRNYAVPFNKDTLTLAFGTCYKLNTPEAYKICTALIDERQTKGNLIPRHAFCFAIALALRQNDIEKSQSLYSQIMSTDSRLCQNLKVLILAKSGAVTDAIPILSAATLAKSPSFVKKPEFSQEVVDVLRLQSKGQPHMRNVEQIVTKLEQADQVTKQTLDDMLCQTPTGKRKPIEEERRTSKRTLKPLNAALVSE